One window from the genome of Mucilaginibacter ginsenosidivorans encodes:
- a CDS encoding aspartyl protease family protein has translation MTTTVPLHIIDLHEDGFHPLVEVSIFGKSFTLVLDTGASKTAFDHGALLNEDAKLEVSDRLSTGLGTNDMVSSTAIISDMQIGELHIDEFEVAVLDLSTINIAYRQLNHPEVLGVLGGDILMKYRAVIDYGVGTLTLAHI, from the coding sequence ATGACAACCACTGTTCCCCTGCACATAATCGACCTTCACGAGGATGGCTTCCATCCGCTGGTGGAGGTTTCCATTTTTGGCAAGTCATTTACCCTTGTGTTGGATACCGGGGCCTCAAAAACTGCCTTTGATCATGGCGCCTTATTAAACGAAGACGCGAAATTGGAAGTAAGCGACAGGCTTTCAACCGGGTTGGGCACCAATGATATGGTATCGTCCACCGCCATCATCAGCGACATGCAAATCGGCGAATTACATATCGATGAATTTGAAGTGGCTGTACTCGACCTCTCCACCATCAATATTGCATACCGCCAATTAAACCACCCCGAGGTATTAGGCGTTTTGGGTGGCGATATCCTGATGAAATACAGAGCCGTAATAGATTATGGCGTAGGAACATTAACGCTCGCACATATCTGA